In a single window of the Leptolyngbya ohadii IS1 genome:
- a CDS encoding tetratricopeptide repeat protein, with the protein MNDRKKAILFLAAQPTSTARLRLDEEIREIEAGLQRSKYRDRFQLKQQWAVRSRDLQRAMLDHQPQIVHFSGHGVGQATAQERQSPEGTRKLVPLDRVGAFEEGLILEDQTGQAKLVTTEALAALFELFRESVECVVLNACYSERQAQALTQHIPYVIGMNQAIADKAAIEFSVAFYDAIGAGRDIKFAFDLATVAIKMAGINQDHIPVLITKRLDRPPAPTPATIAFSTYNPQTFTGREEETRVICEQLRRGCRIVAIVGITGVGKTTLAERVIAALAQEEESLPYVRFSLDDRSIGTDFSSSGAALLRELGDELTLEDQQDPTNLVNHIVSRLQSHPCRLQIDSMERLLKGNEQEGWSEFSDHLWLSLFQRVLSANQMASQLILTTQDIPGDLESVGDRFHQFWFCQTLQGLSQEEQLELFQKLGLQDDQERLKRIGQFYDGHPLVLQVIADEIKQRPFNGSIQSYWDRYGEEFEAATPQGKVDRSRTFRTRVRQRVEQTIQSLPDAAKQMLCVCSVFRRPVPETFWIEMSEGDDPYAAFDCLQGRKLVEYVDVPGQPSLVRQHNLIRSVSYGLLKEDSEAWERAERKAADLWLTAYMPPDDAPNIETVRGYLEAFDHFCEIGDWDKVKEVSSTRLNTPTQDDLGGQLYTWGYFQENVLLHKKQLKMARIHDDKQETAWALCNLGNAYFSLGQYPQAINFHQQSLSIAREIDDRKGGGVSLGNLGGVYASLGQYQAINFYQQSLSIAQEIGDRFGEGRALGNLGLAYDRLGQYSQAIGFHQQYLSIAQEINYQYGEVNALVNLGEAQRKLQQYSESLANNQAALQLTQEIGDRANEAEALLNLAKLHHDLNDTPTALPLCQQALAMASELGIPLKADCEELLDKLTNGDELKEKE; encoded by the coding sequence ATGAACGATCGCAAAAAAGCAATTCTATTTCTAGCAGCTCAACCGACCTCCACGGCAAGACTTCGCCTCGATGAAGAAATCCGTGAAATTGAGGCAGGACTGCAAAGGTCGAAGTACCGCGATCGATTCCAGCTCAAACAGCAGTGGGCTGTCCGCTCCAGAGATTTACAGCGGGCAATGCTCGATCATCAACCCCAGATTGTTCACTTCTCAGGACATGGCGTAGGGCAAGCAACAGCGCAGGAAAGGCAATCCCCCGAAGGAACAAGAAAACTGGTGCCACTCGATCGAGTAGGAGCCTTTGAAGAAGGATTGATCCTGGAAGACCAGACGGGGCAGGCAAAACTCGTCACGACTGAGGCATTAGCAGCACTATTTGAACTCTTTCGAGAGTCTGTCGAGTGTGTGGTGCTGAATGCCTGTTATTCAGAGCGGCAGGCTCAGGCGCTCACCCAACACATCCCCTACGTCATCGGCATGAATCAGGCAATTGCTGATAAAGCCGCGATCGAATTCTCGGTCGCCTTCTACGATGCGATCGGGGCGGGTAGAGATATTAAATTTGCCTTTGACCTTGCCACGGTCGCCATCAAAATGGCAGGCATTAATCAGGATCACATTCCCGTTCTGATCACCAAGAGATTAGACAGACCTCCAGCCCCGACTCCTGCGACGATCGCATTCTCTACCTATAACCCTCAAACGTTTACAGGGAGAGAAGAAGAGACCAGAGTGATTTGTGAGCAGCTACGGCGGGGTTGTCGGATTGTTGCCATTGTTGGGATAACCGGAGTAGGCAAAACTACGCTCGCGGAACGGGTGATTGCGGCTCTGGCTCAAGAGGAAGAATCTTTACCCTATGTCCGCTTTAGTCTCGACGATCGTTCCATCGGCACTGACTTCTCTTCCAGTGGCGCGGCTCTGCTCCGGGAACTGGGGGATGAACTGACGCTGGAAGACCAGCAAGACCCTACTAATCTGGTCAATCATATCGTTAGCAGGCTACAAAGCCATCCTTGTAGGCTTCAGATTGACTCGATGGAGAGATTGCTGAAGGGCAATGAACAGGAGGGGTGGAGTGAGTTCTCTGATCATCTCTGGCTCTCACTGTTTCAAAGGGTGCTGTCTGCGAACCAGATGGCAAGTCAACTGATCCTCACCACTCAGGATATTCCTGGGGATCTGGAGAGTGTGGGCGATCGCTTTCACCAATTCTGGTTCTGCCAGACCCTTCAAGGTTTAAGTCAGGAGGAGCAATTGGAATTGTTTCAGAAACTAGGGCTTCAGGATGACCAGGAACGGCTGAAGCGCATCGGGCAGTTCTATGATGGGCATCCCCTGGTACTGCAAGTCATTGCAGATGAAATCAAACAACGTCCTTTCAATGGCAGTATTCAGAGCTACTGGGATAGGTATGGAGAGGAGTTTGAGGCGGCAACTCCTCAAGGTAAGGTCGATCGTTCCCGTACCTTCAGAACTCGCGTCAGGCAACGGGTGGAGCAAACTATCCAAAGCCTGCCGGATGCCGCTAAGCAAATGCTCTGTGTCTGTTCAGTATTCCGTCGCCCTGTGCCGGAAACCTTCTGGATTGAGATGAGTGAAGGTGATGACCCCTATGCCGCTTTCGATTGCCTTCAGGGACGGAAGCTAGTGGAGTATGTCGATGTTCCCGGTCAACCGTCCCTCGTGCGTCAACATAATCTCATCCGTTCTGTCAGCTATGGCTTGCTTAAAGAGGATTCAGAGGCGTGGGAGAGGGCAGAACGAAAAGCCGCTGACCTTTGGCTCACGGCTTACATGCCACCCGATGACGCGCCCAATATTGAAACGGTTAGGGGCTATTTAGAGGCATTTGACCATTTCTGTGAAATCGGAGATTGGGACAAGGTTAAAGAAGTGTCTTCAACTCGATTAAACACACCCACTCAAGACGACCTCGGCGGGCAACTTTACACCTGGGGCTATTTCCAAGAAAACGTGCTGCTCCATAAGAAGCAGCTCAAAATGGCACGAATTCATGACGATAAACAAGAAACAGCTTGGGCACTGTGTAATTTGGGCAATGCTTACTTCAGCCTCGGTCAGTACCCTCAAGCTATCAACTTCCACCAGCAATCGCTCTCCATCGCACGAGAAATTGACGATCGAAAGGGGGGAGGCGTTTCGTTAGGCAATTTGGGAGGTGTTTACGCCAGCCTTGGTCAGTATCAAGCCATCAACTTCTATCAACAATCCCTCTCCATCGCACAAGAAATTGGCGATCGATTCGGGGAAGGTAGGGCGCTAGGCAATTTGGGACTGGCTTATGACAGGCTCGGTCAGTACTCGCAAGCTATCGGCTTCCACCAACAATATCTCTCTATCGCACAAGAGATTAACTATCAATATGGAGAGGTTAACGCACTTGTCAATCTGGGTGAAGCCCAACGCAAGCTCCAGCAATACTCAGAGTCTCTCGCCAATAACCAAGCAGCACTACAACTCACTCAAGAAATTGGCGATCGCGCCAACGAAGCCGAAGCCCTCCTCAACCTCGCCAAACTCCACCACGACCTCAACGACACCCCCACTGCACTCCCGCTCTGCCAGCAAGCTCTGGCGATGGCCTCTGAACTCGGTATCCCCCTCAAAGCCGATTGTGAGGAACTGCTGGACAAGTTGACTAATGGGGATGAGTTAAAGGAAAAGGAATGA
- a CDS encoding IS110 family transposase, with amino-acid sequence MPQCWIGIDVSKKRLDVYIRPASIAFSYANRPDEIAQLVERIKAESPELVVLEATGGLHLSAATAIESAGIAVAVVNPRQVRDFAKAAGKLAKTDAIDAQVLAYFAEVMQPPVRPLLNEQMQQLKDLVARRHQLVEMMTAEKNRLSGMSQVVKENIEENIKWLQKRIKQVEQKVEELVEQNERHRRKRTVYHFAPLARFAARLRSTAPFGRCVLKTQQAAGNQTRRD; translated from the coding sequence ATGCCACAATGCTGGATCGGTATCGATGTTTCAAAAAAGCGTCTCGATGTCTACATTCGTCCTGCAAGCATTGCCTTCTCCTATGCCAATCGACCTGATGAGATTGCCCAACTGGTTGAGCGGATTAAAGCTGAATCTCCAGAATTAGTGGTGCTGGAAGCAACCGGGGGACTTCATCTCTCTGCTGCTACTGCGATCGAGTCAGCAGGCATTGCGGTTGCGGTCGTTAATCCTCGGCAAGTGAGAGACTTTGCCAAAGCAGCTGGAAAGCTGGCGAAAACCGATGCGATTGATGCTCAGGTTCTGGCTTATTTTGCTGAAGTGATGCAGCCACCTGTACGCCCTTTGCTGAATGAACAGATGCAGCAATTAAAGGACTTGGTGGCTCGTCGTCATCAACTCGTAGAAATGATGACAGCAGAGAAGAATCGTCTATCTGGAATGAGCCAAGTTGTGAAGGAGAATATTGAAGAGAATATCAAATGGTTACAGAAAAGAATAAAGCAAGTTGAACAAAAAGTAGAAGAACTTGTTGAACAAAATGAACGTCACCGCCGCAAGCGGACGGTGTATCACTTCGCTCCACTCGCACGCTTCGCGGCTCGACTCCGCTCAACAGCACCCTTCGGACGCTGTGTTCTCAAAACGCAGCAAGCTGCGGGGAATCAGACCCGAAGAGATTGA
- a CDS encoding DUF4058 family protein, which yields MQSPFPGMNPYLENPELWSEVHSRLIVAIADNLSDHLSEEYRVAIEKRTYFSSGDERLLVGIPDVSVVGRQPEQNQPPATLPFLVKPITVTVPIAEEVQERYLEIREVGTGSVITAIEVLSLKNKQTGEGRQAYERRRNQVLASLTHLVEIDLLCGGQPLPVFGFR from the coding sequence ATGCAATCGCCCTTTCCCGGAATGAATCCCTACCTGGAAAATCCTGAGCTATGGTCAGAGGTACATAGCCGCTTGATTGTGGCGATCGCAGACAATTTAAGCGATCACCTCAGCGAGGAATATCGGGTGGCAATTGAGAAACGAACGTATTTCAGCAGTGGGGATGAAAGACTTCTGGTTGGGATTCCTGATGTTTCTGTGGTAGGTCGGCAACCTGAGCAAAACCAGCCCCCTGCAACGCTACCTTTCCTTGTTAAGCCGATTACGGTGACAGTGCCGATCGCAGAGGAGGTTCAGGAGCGATATCTAGAGATTCGTGAGGTGGGGACTGGATCGGTGATTACTGCGATCGAGGTTTTATCCCTAAAGAATAAGCAGACAGGAGAGGGACGGCAGGCATACGAGCGCAGGCGAAATCAGGTCTTAGCTAGTCTGACGCATCTCGTAGAAATTGATCTGCTGTGCGGCGGGCAACCTTTGCCCGTCTTCGGGTTTAGGTAG
- a CDS encoding type II toxin-antitoxin system VapC family toxin, giving the protein MSEIIVLDTHIWLWLINGNLDQFPIEWCDRVELADRVGVSPVSCYEIALAQKRGRLELLCSLEEWFQGALEPAGIELFPLTGQIAACSVNLSPVHKDPFDRIIIATALIYQAKLASVDGLFSQYAELTDCLMRTA; this is encoded by the coding sequence ATGTCTGAAATAATTGTTCTCGACACCCACATCTGGCTGTGGTTGATTAACGGTAATCTTGATCAGTTTCCGATCGAGTGGTGCGATCGAGTAGAGTTAGCCGATCGAGTTGGAGTTTCTCCAGTGTCGTGCTACGAGATTGCTTTAGCTCAAAAGCGAGGCAGGTTAGAACTGCTGTGTTCTCTAGAAGAGTGGTTTCAGGGTGCTTTAGAACCCGCAGGAATCGAACTGTTTCCGCTCACAGGGCAAATTGCTGCCTGCTCTGTAAATCTGTCTCCTGTCCACAAGGACCCTTTTGATCGAATTATCATTGCAACAGCTTTGATTTACCAGGCAAAGCTAGCGAGCGTTGATGGCTTGTTCTCCCAGTATGCTGAACTAACTGACTGCCTCATGCGAACTGCTTGA
- a CDS encoding DUF7680 family protein: protein MQEFQLRVVPTDNNNFALELYQCAYKKAGEKKRPSAKRVGRLKGQALVQARQAIYDCLKANGYDPKTLSQSRQTPYVLNEESGVNLALLFQTLQPLSKPERIANITAGVRAMSNEESHYWFAKVSNGRRSQALRAIRVLLGD from the coding sequence ATGCAGGAATTCCAGCTTCGCGTTGTCCCCACTGACAATAACAATTTTGCCCTGGAGCTATATCAGTGTGCCTATAAGAAGGCAGGCGAGAAGAAGCGTCCTTCGGCAAAGCGGGTTGGGCGGCTGAAGGGGCAGGCGTTGGTGCAGGCACGGCAGGCAATTTATGACTGTCTAAAGGCAAATGGGTATGACCCGAAGACGCTAAGCCAGTCTCGACAGACCCCTTATGTGCTGAATGAAGAGTCGGGGGTGAACTTGGCACTGCTATTTCAGACGTTGCAGCCGCTCTCGAAGCCGGAGCGAATTGCGAATATTACGGCTGGAGTGAGGGCGATGAGTAATGAGGAATCGCACTACTGGTTTGCAAAAGTGTCGAACGGAAGGCGAAGTCAAGCTTTGAGAGCAATTCGCGTATTGCTGGGAGATTAG